In Platichthys flesus chromosome 20, fPlaFle2.1, whole genome shotgun sequence, a single genomic region encodes these proteins:
- the rnf157 gene encoding E3 ubiquitin ligase RNF157 isoform X2, whose protein sequence is MGALTSRQNIGVEEVDIPSSSVYRYPPKSGSYFASHFIMGGEKFDSTHPEGYLFGENTDLNFLGTRPVAFPYAAPPPQEPVKTLRSLINIRKDTLRLVRCSEDLKLPGDEETAKNRACYNVEFTFDADTQVAITIYYQAIEEFHNGVPVYLPQDSSLQSETVHFKRGVCQQFCLPSHTVNLSEWADEELLFDIDKEVFPMVVQAVVDEGDEHLGHSHILLATFEKHMDGSYCVKPLKQKQVVDGVSYLLQEIYGIENKYNSQESKVADDEISDNSAECVVCLSDVRDTLILPCRHLCLCNACADTLRYQANCCPICRLPFRALLQIRAMRKKLSPLSPTSFNPVITSQTSDSEEHSASEHIPPGYEVVSLLEALNGPLNTSSVAPPPLNSGPSHVSGVLPPYSSEPHPTPARSLSPLDQSNSSQGLKLKKSGSKSLSQNSSVLPEEEDEKSCSESEACRHKLAVNQQECGVTPDSENLTLSSSGAIDQSSCTGTPLSSTITSPEGSYLAGAEGEHGEEEEEEEGGTAEGGENQDIPMERRGPSQQDEEFSKQPKEQNYSQAVEEQDSEGNDVTEEDCSSPSNGKGGRSRCPELANNNQGVALCDTPSLGLDNEQAPDSRFADLMYLGGYRPVLEPLPHHSSTSNINLEEQGADNRDGQSPKHPRRGPLIV, encoded by the exons ATGGGAGCGTTAACGAGCCGACAGAACATCGGcgtggaggaggtggacatTCCGTCCAGCTCCGTGTACCGTTACCCACCGAAATCTG GAAGTTACTTCGCCAGCCATTTCATCATGGGGGGGGAGAAGTTTGACTCCACCCATCCGGAGGGTTACCTGTTCGGGGAAAACACAGACCTCAACTTCCTGGGGACCAGACCTGTAGCG ttCCCGTAcgcagcccccccaccccaggaACCAGTGAAGACGTTACGAAGTCTAATCAACATCCGTAAAGACACACTGCGGCTCGTACG GTGCAGCGAGGACCTGAAGCTGCCGGGTGATGAAGAGACGGCGAAGAACAGGGCGTGCTACAACGTCGAGTTCACCTTCGACGCCGACACACAGGTCGCCATCACCATCTACTACCAGGCCATAGAGGAGTTTCACAATGGAGTGccagt ttaccTGCCCCAGGACAGCTCTCTGCAGTCTGAGACCGTGCACTTCAAGAGGGGAGTTTGCCAGCAGTTCTGTCTGCCCTCACACACCGTCAACCTCAGCGAATGGGCCGACGAggag ctgctgtttgacattgACAAGGAGGTTTTCCCCATGGTGGTGCAGGCTGTGGTGGACGAGGGAGACG AACATTTGGGACACTCGCACATTCTCCTGGCTACATTTGAAAAG CACATGGACGGGAGCTACTGTGTGAAGCCTCTGAAGCAGAAACAAGTG GTGGATGGAGTAAGTTATCTGCTGCAGGAGATCTATGGGATAGAGAACAAATACAACAGCCAAGAATCAAAG GTTGCAGATGATGAGATCAGTGACAACAGCGcggagtgtgttgtgtgtttgtcggaCGTGCGAGACACACTCATCCTGCCGTGCAGACACCTGTGTCTCTGCAACGCCTGTGCCGACACACTGCGCTACCAGGCCAACTGCTGCCCCATCTGCAGACTGC CGTTCAGAGCTCTGCTGCAGATCCGAGCCATGAGGAAGAAACTCAGTCCCCTGTCCCCCACCAGCTTTAACCCCGTCATCACGTCACAGACCTCGGACTCGGAGGAACACTCG GCGTCGGAGCACATCCCTCCAGGCTACGAGGTGGTGTCTCTCCTGGAGGCGTTGAATGGGCCCCTCAACACCTCCTCggtggctcctcctcctctcaactCTGGACCGAGCCACGTCTCTGGAGTGCTGCCTCCGTACAGCAGTGAGCCCCACCCCACACCGGctcgctccctctcccctctcgaCCAGTCCAACTCCAGTCAGGGACTCAAACTCAAGAAGAGTGGTTCAAA GTCACTCTCCCAGAATTCCTCTGTGCTgcccgaggaggaggacgagaagtCTTGCAGTGAATCGGAGGCCTGTCGCCACAAACTGGCTGTGAACCAGCAGGAG TGTGGAGTGACTCCAGACAGCGAGAACCTGACTCTGTCTTCGTCTGGAGCCATCGACCAGTCGTCCTGCACTGGAACTCCGCTCTCATCCACCATCACCTCTCctgaag GGTCCTACCTGGCCGGGGCCGAAGGCGAgcacggggaggaggaggaggaggaggaaggaggcacCGCGGAGGGCGGGGAGAACCAGGACATCCCCATGGAGAGGCGAGGGCCGTCGCAGCAGGACGAG GAATTTTCCAAACAGCCAAAGGAACAAAACTACTCCCAGGCTGTCGAGGAGCAGGACTCAGAG ggaaATGATGTGACAGAAGAGGACTGCTCGTCCCCATCTAATGGGAAAG GTGGGCGGAGCAGGTGTCCAGAGTTGGCCAATAACAATCAGGGCGTCGCCCTCTGTGACACGCCCTCTTTGGGCCTGGATAATGAGCAGGCTCCCGACAGCCGATTCGCCG ATCTGATGTACCTCGGGGGCTACAGGCCTGTTTTGGAGCCCCTCCcccaccactcctccaccagCAACATCaacctggaggagcagggggccGACAACAGGGACGGCCAGAGTCCTAAACACCCCCGCCGCGGACCCCTCATCGTCTAA
- the rnf157 gene encoding E3 ubiquitin ligase RNF157 isoform X3, protein MGALTSRQNIGVEEVDIPSSSVYRYPPKSGSYFASHFIMGGEKFDSTHPEGYLFGENTDLNFLGTRPVAFPYAAPPPQEPVKTLRSLINIRKDTLRLVRCSEDLKLPGDEETAKNRACYNVEFTFDADTQVAITIYYQAIEEFHNGVPVYLPQDSSLQSETVHFKRGVCQQFCLPSHTVNLSEWADEELLFDIDKEVFPMVVQAVVDEGDEHLGHSHILLATFEKHMDGSYCVKPLKQKQVVDGVSYLLQEIYGIENKYNSQESKVADDEISDNSAECVVCLSDVRDTLILPCRHLCLCNACADTLRYQANCCPICRLPFRALLQIRAMRKKLSPLSPTSFNPVITSQTSDSEEHSASEHIPPGYEVVSLLEALNGPLNTSSVAPPPLNSGPSHVSGVLPPYSSEPHPTPARSLSPLDQSNSSQGLKLKKSGSKSLSQNSSVLPEEEDEKSCSESEACRHKLAVNQQECGVTPDSENLTLSSSGAIDQSSCTGTPLSSTITSPEDPVSSSLAQSVMSMASSHSQHSHISTDTMSSMSGSYLAGAEGEHGEEEEEEEGGTAEGGENQDIPMERRGPSQQDEEFSKQPKEQNYSQAVEEQDSEGNDVTEEDCSSPSNGKDLMYLGGYRPVLEPLPHHSSTSNINLEEQGADNRDGQSPKHPRRGPLIV, encoded by the exons ATGGGAGCGTTAACGAGCCGACAGAACATCGGcgtggaggaggtggacatTCCGTCCAGCTCCGTGTACCGTTACCCACCGAAATCTG GAAGTTACTTCGCCAGCCATTTCATCATGGGGGGGGAGAAGTTTGACTCCACCCATCCGGAGGGTTACCTGTTCGGGGAAAACACAGACCTCAACTTCCTGGGGACCAGACCTGTAGCG ttCCCGTAcgcagcccccccaccccaggaACCAGTGAAGACGTTACGAAGTCTAATCAACATCCGTAAAGACACACTGCGGCTCGTACG GTGCAGCGAGGACCTGAAGCTGCCGGGTGATGAAGAGACGGCGAAGAACAGGGCGTGCTACAACGTCGAGTTCACCTTCGACGCCGACACACAGGTCGCCATCACCATCTACTACCAGGCCATAGAGGAGTTTCACAATGGAGTGccagt ttaccTGCCCCAGGACAGCTCTCTGCAGTCTGAGACCGTGCACTTCAAGAGGGGAGTTTGCCAGCAGTTCTGTCTGCCCTCACACACCGTCAACCTCAGCGAATGGGCCGACGAggag ctgctgtttgacattgACAAGGAGGTTTTCCCCATGGTGGTGCAGGCTGTGGTGGACGAGGGAGACG AACATTTGGGACACTCGCACATTCTCCTGGCTACATTTGAAAAG CACATGGACGGGAGCTACTGTGTGAAGCCTCTGAAGCAGAAACAAGTG GTGGATGGAGTAAGTTATCTGCTGCAGGAGATCTATGGGATAGAGAACAAATACAACAGCCAAGAATCAAAG GTTGCAGATGATGAGATCAGTGACAACAGCGcggagtgtgttgtgtgtttgtcggaCGTGCGAGACACACTCATCCTGCCGTGCAGACACCTGTGTCTCTGCAACGCCTGTGCCGACACACTGCGCTACCAGGCCAACTGCTGCCCCATCTGCAGACTGC CGTTCAGAGCTCTGCTGCAGATCCGAGCCATGAGGAAGAAACTCAGTCCCCTGTCCCCCACCAGCTTTAACCCCGTCATCACGTCACAGACCTCGGACTCGGAGGAACACTCG GCGTCGGAGCACATCCCTCCAGGCTACGAGGTGGTGTCTCTCCTGGAGGCGTTGAATGGGCCCCTCAACACCTCCTCggtggctcctcctcctctcaactCTGGACCGAGCCACGTCTCTGGAGTGCTGCCTCCGTACAGCAGTGAGCCCCACCCCACACCGGctcgctccctctcccctctcgaCCAGTCCAACTCCAGTCAGGGACTCAAACTCAAGAAGAGTGGTTCAAA GTCACTCTCCCAGAATTCCTCTGTGCTgcccgaggaggaggacgagaagtCTTGCAGTGAATCGGAGGCCTGTCGCCACAAACTGGCTGTGAACCAGCAGGAG TGTGGAGTGACTCCAGACAGCGAGAACCTGACTCTGTCTTCGTCTGGAGCCATCGACCAGTCGTCCTGCACTGGAACTCCGCTCTCATCCACCATCACCTCTCctgaag aCCCAGTGAGCAGCAGCCTGGCCCAGTCAGTGATGTCCATGGCCTCGTCGCACTCGCAGCACTCCCACATCAGCACTGACACCATGTCCTCCATGTCAGGGTCCTACCTGGCCGGGGCCGAAGGCGAgcacggggaggaggaggaggaggaggaaggaggcacCGCGGAGGGCGGGGAGAACCAGGACATCCCCATGGAGAGGCGAGGGCCGTCGCAGCAGGACGAG GAATTTTCCAAACAGCCAAAGGAACAAAACTACTCCCAGGCTGTCGAGGAGCAGGACTCAGAG ggaaATGATGTGACAGAAGAGGACTGCTCGTCCCCATCTAATGGGAAAG ATCTGATGTACCTCGGGGGCTACAGGCCTGTTTTGGAGCCCCTCCcccaccactcctccaccagCAACATCaacctggaggagcagggggccGACAACAGGGACGGCCAGAGTCCTAAACACCCCCGCCGCGGACCCCTCATCGTCTAA
- the rnf157 gene encoding E3 ubiquitin ligase RNF157 isoform X1, which translates to MGALTSRQNIGVEEVDIPSSSVYRYPPKSGSYFASHFIMGGEKFDSTHPEGYLFGENTDLNFLGTRPVAFPYAAPPPQEPVKTLRSLINIRKDTLRLVRCSEDLKLPGDEETAKNRACYNVEFTFDADTQVAITIYYQAIEEFHNGVPVYLPQDSSLQSETVHFKRGVCQQFCLPSHTVNLSEWADEELLFDIDKEVFPMVVQAVVDEGDEHLGHSHILLATFEKHMDGSYCVKPLKQKQVVDGVSYLLQEIYGIENKYNSQESKVADDEISDNSAECVVCLSDVRDTLILPCRHLCLCNACADTLRYQANCCPICRLPFRALLQIRAMRKKLSPLSPTSFNPVITSQTSDSEEHSASEHIPPGYEVVSLLEALNGPLNTSSVAPPPLNSGPSHVSGVLPPYSSEPHPTPARSLSPLDQSNSSQGLKLKKSGSKSLSQNSSVLPEEEDEKSCSESEACRHKLAVNQQECGVTPDSENLTLSSSGAIDQSSCTGTPLSSTITSPEDPVSSSLAQSVMSMASSHSQHSHISTDTMSSMSGSYLAGAEGEHGEEEEEEEGGTAEGGENQDIPMERRGPSQQDEEFSKQPKEQNYSQAVEEQDSEGNDVTEEDCSSPSNGKGGRSRCPELANNNQGVALCDTPSLGLDNEQAPDSRFADLMYLGGYRPVLEPLPHHSSTSNINLEEQGADNRDGQSPKHPRRGPLIV; encoded by the exons ATGGGAGCGTTAACGAGCCGACAGAACATCGGcgtggaggaggtggacatTCCGTCCAGCTCCGTGTACCGTTACCCACCGAAATCTG GAAGTTACTTCGCCAGCCATTTCATCATGGGGGGGGAGAAGTTTGACTCCACCCATCCGGAGGGTTACCTGTTCGGGGAAAACACAGACCTCAACTTCCTGGGGACCAGACCTGTAGCG ttCCCGTAcgcagcccccccaccccaggaACCAGTGAAGACGTTACGAAGTCTAATCAACATCCGTAAAGACACACTGCGGCTCGTACG GTGCAGCGAGGACCTGAAGCTGCCGGGTGATGAAGAGACGGCGAAGAACAGGGCGTGCTACAACGTCGAGTTCACCTTCGACGCCGACACACAGGTCGCCATCACCATCTACTACCAGGCCATAGAGGAGTTTCACAATGGAGTGccagt ttaccTGCCCCAGGACAGCTCTCTGCAGTCTGAGACCGTGCACTTCAAGAGGGGAGTTTGCCAGCAGTTCTGTCTGCCCTCACACACCGTCAACCTCAGCGAATGGGCCGACGAggag ctgctgtttgacattgACAAGGAGGTTTTCCCCATGGTGGTGCAGGCTGTGGTGGACGAGGGAGACG AACATTTGGGACACTCGCACATTCTCCTGGCTACATTTGAAAAG CACATGGACGGGAGCTACTGTGTGAAGCCTCTGAAGCAGAAACAAGTG GTGGATGGAGTAAGTTATCTGCTGCAGGAGATCTATGGGATAGAGAACAAATACAACAGCCAAGAATCAAAG GTTGCAGATGATGAGATCAGTGACAACAGCGcggagtgtgttgtgtgtttgtcggaCGTGCGAGACACACTCATCCTGCCGTGCAGACACCTGTGTCTCTGCAACGCCTGTGCCGACACACTGCGCTACCAGGCCAACTGCTGCCCCATCTGCAGACTGC CGTTCAGAGCTCTGCTGCAGATCCGAGCCATGAGGAAGAAACTCAGTCCCCTGTCCCCCACCAGCTTTAACCCCGTCATCACGTCACAGACCTCGGACTCGGAGGAACACTCG GCGTCGGAGCACATCCCTCCAGGCTACGAGGTGGTGTCTCTCCTGGAGGCGTTGAATGGGCCCCTCAACACCTCCTCggtggctcctcctcctctcaactCTGGACCGAGCCACGTCTCTGGAGTGCTGCCTCCGTACAGCAGTGAGCCCCACCCCACACCGGctcgctccctctcccctctcgaCCAGTCCAACTCCAGTCAGGGACTCAAACTCAAGAAGAGTGGTTCAAA GTCACTCTCCCAGAATTCCTCTGTGCTgcccgaggaggaggacgagaagtCTTGCAGTGAATCGGAGGCCTGTCGCCACAAACTGGCTGTGAACCAGCAGGAG TGTGGAGTGACTCCAGACAGCGAGAACCTGACTCTGTCTTCGTCTGGAGCCATCGACCAGTCGTCCTGCACTGGAACTCCGCTCTCATCCACCATCACCTCTCctgaag aCCCAGTGAGCAGCAGCCTGGCCCAGTCAGTGATGTCCATGGCCTCGTCGCACTCGCAGCACTCCCACATCAGCACTGACACCATGTCCTCCATGTCAGGGTCCTACCTGGCCGGGGCCGAAGGCGAgcacggggaggaggaggaggaggaggaaggaggcacCGCGGAGGGCGGGGAGAACCAGGACATCCCCATGGAGAGGCGAGGGCCGTCGCAGCAGGACGAG GAATTTTCCAAACAGCCAAAGGAACAAAACTACTCCCAGGCTGTCGAGGAGCAGGACTCAGAG ggaaATGATGTGACAGAAGAGGACTGCTCGTCCCCATCTAATGGGAAAG GTGGGCGGAGCAGGTGTCCAGAGTTGGCCAATAACAATCAGGGCGTCGCCCTCTGTGACACGCCCTCTTTGGGCCTGGATAATGAGCAGGCTCCCGACAGCCGATTCGCCG ATCTGATGTACCTCGGGGGCTACAGGCCTGTTTTGGAGCCCCTCCcccaccactcctccaccagCAACATCaacctggaggagcagggggccGACAACAGGGACGGCCAGAGTCCTAAACACCCCCGCCGCGGACCCCTCATCGTCTAA
- the rnf157 gene encoding E3 ubiquitin ligase RNF157 isoform X5, translated as MGALTSRQNIGVEEVDIPSSSVYRYPPKSGSYFASHFIMGGEKFDSTHPEGYLFGENTDLNFLGTRPVAFPYAAPPPQEPVKTLRSLINIRKDTLRLVRCSEDLKLPGDEETAKNRACYNVEFTFDADTQVAITIYYQAIEEFHNGVPVYLPQDSSLQSETVHFKRGVCQQFCLPSHTVNLSEWADEELLFDIDKEVFPMVVQAVVDEGDEHLGHSHILLATFEKHMDGSYCVKPLKQKQVVDGVSYLLQEIYGIENKYNSQESKVADDEISDNSAECVVCLSDVRDTLILPCRHLCLCNACADTLRYQANCCPICRLPFRALLQIRAMRKKLSPLSPTSFNPVITSQTSDSEEHSASEHIPPGYEVVSLLEALNGPLNTSSVAPPPLNSGPSHVSGVLPPYSSEPHPTPARSLSPLDQSNSSQGLKLKKSGSKSLSQNSSVLPEEEDEKSCSESEACRHKLAVNQQECGVTPDSENLTLSSSGAIDQSSCTGTPLSSTITSPEDPVSSSLAQSVMSMASSHSQHSHISTDTMSSMSGSYLAGAEGEHGEEEEEEEGGTAEGGENQDIPMERRGPSQQDEEFSKQPKEQNYSQAVEEQDSEGNDVTEEDCSSPSNGKDEESCPVHIED; from the exons ATGGGAGCGTTAACGAGCCGACAGAACATCGGcgtggaggaggtggacatTCCGTCCAGCTCCGTGTACCGTTACCCACCGAAATCTG GAAGTTACTTCGCCAGCCATTTCATCATGGGGGGGGAGAAGTTTGACTCCACCCATCCGGAGGGTTACCTGTTCGGGGAAAACACAGACCTCAACTTCCTGGGGACCAGACCTGTAGCG ttCCCGTAcgcagcccccccaccccaggaACCAGTGAAGACGTTACGAAGTCTAATCAACATCCGTAAAGACACACTGCGGCTCGTACG GTGCAGCGAGGACCTGAAGCTGCCGGGTGATGAAGAGACGGCGAAGAACAGGGCGTGCTACAACGTCGAGTTCACCTTCGACGCCGACACACAGGTCGCCATCACCATCTACTACCAGGCCATAGAGGAGTTTCACAATGGAGTGccagt ttaccTGCCCCAGGACAGCTCTCTGCAGTCTGAGACCGTGCACTTCAAGAGGGGAGTTTGCCAGCAGTTCTGTCTGCCCTCACACACCGTCAACCTCAGCGAATGGGCCGACGAggag ctgctgtttgacattgACAAGGAGGTTTTCCCCATGGTGGTGCAGGCTGTGGTGGACGAGGGAGACG AACATTTGGGACACTCGCACATTCTCCTGGCTACATTTGAAAAG CACATGGACGGGAGCTACTGTGTGAAGCCTCTGAAGCAGAAACAAGTG GTGGATGGAGTAAGTTATCTGCTGCAGGAGATCTATGGGATAGAGAACAAATACAACAGCCAAGAATCAAAG GTTGCAGATGATGAGATCAGTGACAACAGCGcggagtgtgttgtgtgtttgtcggaCGTGCGAGACACACTCATCCTGCCGTGCAGACACCTGTGTCTCTGCAACGCCTGTGCCGACACACTGCGCTACCAGGCCAACTGCTGCCCCATCTGCAGACTGC CGTTCAGAGCTCTGCTGCAGATCCGAGCCATGAGGAAGAAACTCAGTCCCCTGTCCCCCACCAGCTTTAACCCCGTCATCACGTCACAGACCTCGGACTCGGAGGAACACTCG GCGTCGGAGCACATCCCTCCAGGCTACGAGGTGGTGTCTCTCCTGGAGGCGTTGAATGGGCCCCTCAACACCTCCTCggtggctcctcctcctctcaactCTGGACCGAGCCACGTCTCTGGAGTGCTGCCTCCGTACAGCAGTGAGCCCCACCCCACACCGGctcgctccctctcccctctcgaCCAGTCCAACTCCAGTCAGGGACTCAAACTCAAGAAGAGTGGTTCAAA GTCACTCTCCCAGAATTCCTCTGTGCTgcccgaggaggaggacgagaagtCTTGCAGTGAATCGGAGGCCTGTCGCCACAAACTGGCTGTGAACCAGCAGGAG TGTGGAGTGACTCCAGACAGCGAGAACCTGACTCTGTCTTCGTCTGGAGCCATCGACCAGTCGTCCTGCACTGGAACTCCGCTCTCATCCACCATCACCTCTCctgaag aCCCAGTGAGCAGCAGCCTGGCCCAGTCAGTGATGTCCATGGCCTCGTCGCACTCGCAGCACTCCCACATCAGCACTGACACCATGTCCTCCATGTCAGGGTCCTACCTGGCCGGGGCCGAAGGCGAgcacggggaggaggaggaggaggaggaaggaggcacCGCGGAGGGCGGGGAGAACCAGGACATCCCCATGGAGAGGCGAGGGCCGTCGCAGCAGGACGAG GAATTTTCCAAACAGCCAAAGGAACAAAACTACTCCCAGGCTGTCGAGGAGCAGGACTCAGAG ggaaATGATGTGACAGAAGAGGACTGCTCGTCCCCATCTAATGGGAAAG ATGAGGAGTCGTGCCCAGTGCACATTGAGGACTAG
- the rnf157 gene encoding E3 ubiquitin ligase RNF157 isoform X4 codes for MGALTSRQNIGVEEVDIPSSSVYRYPPKSGSYFASHFIMGGEKFDSTHPEGYLFGENTDLNFLGTRPVAFPYAAPPPQEPVKTLRSLINIRKDTLRLVRCSEDLKLPGDEETAKNRACYNVEFTFDADTQVAITIYYQAIEEFHNGVPVYLPQDSSLQSETVHFKRGVCQQFCLPSHTVNLSEWADEELLFDIDKEVFPMVVQAVVDEGDEHLGHSHILLATFEKHMDGSYCVKPLKQKQVVDGVSYLLQEIYGIENKYNSQESKVADDEISDNSAECVVCLSDVRDTLILPCRHLCLCNACADTLRYQANCCPICRLPFRALLQIRAMRKKLSPLSPTSFNPVITSQTSDSEEHSASEHIPPGYEVVSLLEALNGPLNTSSVAPPPLNSGPSHVSGVLPPYSSEPHPTPARSLSPLDQSNSSQGLKLKKSGSKSLSQNSSVLPEEEDEKSCSESEACRHKLAVNQQECGVTPDSENLTLSSSGAIDQSSCTGTPLSSTITSPEDPVSSSLAQSVMSMASSHSQHSHISTDTMSSMSGSYLAGAEGEHGEEEEEEEGGTAEGGENQDIPMERRGPSQQDEEFSKQPKEQNYSQAVEEQDSEGNDVTEEDCSSPSNGKGGRSRCPELANNNQGVALCDTPSLGLDNEQAPDSRFADEESCPVHIED; via the exons ATGGGAGCGTTAACGAGCCGACAGAACATCGGcgtggaggaggtggacatTCCGTCCAGCTCCGTGTACCGTTACCCACCGAAATCTG GAAGTTACTTCGCCAGCCATTTCATCATGGGGGGGGAGAAGTTTGACTCCACCCATCCGGAGGGTTACCTGTTCGGGGAAAACACAGACCTCAACTTCCTGGGGACCAGACCTGTAGCG ttCCCGTAcgcagcccccccaccccaggaACCAGTGAAGACGTTACGAAGTCTAATCAACATCCGTAAAGACACACTGCGGCTCGTACG GTGCAGCGAGGACCTGAAGCTGCCGGGTGATGAAGAGACGGCGAAGAACAGGGCGTGCTACAACGTCGAGTTCACCTTCGACGCCGACACACAGGTCGCCATCACCATCTACTACCAGGCCATAGAGGAGTTTCACAATGGAGTGccagt ttaccTGCCCCAGGACAGCTCTCTGCAGTCTGAGACCGTGCACTTCAAGAGGGGAGTTTGCCAGCAGTTCTGTCTGCCCTCACACACCGTCAACCTCAGCGAATGGGCCGACGAggag ctgctgtttgacattgACAAGGAGGTTTTCCCCATGGTGGTGCAGGCTGTGGTGGACGAGGGAGACG AACATTTGGGACACTCGCACATTCTCCTGGCTACATTTGAAAAG CACATGGACGGGAGCTACTGTGTGAAGCCTCTGAAGCAGAAACAAGTG GTGGATGGAGTAAGTTATCTGCTGCAGGAGATCTATGGGATAGAGAACAAATACAACAGCCAAGAATCAAAG GTTGCAGATGATGAGATCAGTGACAACAGCGcggagtgtgttgtgtgtttgtcggaCGTGCGAGACACACTCATCCTGCCGTGCAGACACCTGTGTCTCTGCAACGCCTGTGCCGACACACTGCGCTACCAGGCCAACTGCTGCCCCATCTGCAGACTGC CGTTCAGAGCTCTGCTGCAGATCCGAGCCATGAGGAAGAAACTCAGTCCCCTGTCCCCCACCAGCTTTAACCCCGTCATCACGTCACAGACCTCGGACTCGGAGGAACACTCG GCGTCGGAGCACATCCCTCCAGGCTACGAGGTGGTGTCTCTCCTGGAGGCGTTGAATGGGCCCCTCAACACCTCCTCggtggctcctcctcctctcaactCTGGACCGAGCCACGTCTCTGGAGTGCTGCCTCCGTACAGCAGTGAGCCCCACCCCACACCGGctcgctccctctcccctctcgaCCAGTCCAACTCCAGTCAGGGACTCAAACTCAAGAAGAGTGGTTCAAA GTCACTCTCCCAGAATTCCTCTGTGCTgcccgaggaggaggacgagaagtCTTGCAGTGAATCGGAGGCCTGTCGCCACAAACTGGCTGTGAACCAGCAGGAG TGTGGAGTGACTCCAGACAGCGAGAACCTGACTCTGTCTTCGTCTGGAGCCATCGACCAGTCGTCCTGCACTGGAACTCCGCTCTCATCCACCATCACCTCTCctgaag aCCCAGTGAGCAGCAGCCTGGCCCAGTCAGTGATGTCCATGGCCTCGTCGCACTCGCAGCACTCCCACATCAGCACTGACACCATGTCCTCCATGTCAGGGTCCTACCTGGCCGGGGCCGAAGGCGAgcacggggaggaggaggaggaggaggaaggaggcacCGCGGAGGGCGGGGAGAACCAGGACATCCCCATGGAGAGGCGAGGGCCGTCGCAGCAGGACGAG GAATTTTCCAAACAGCCAAAGGAACAAAACTACTCCCAGGCTGTCGAGGAGCAGGACTCAGAG ggaaATGATGTGACAGAAGAGGACTGCTCGTCCCCATCTAATGGGAAAG GTGGGCGGAGCAGGTGTCCAGAGTTGGCCAATAACAATCAGGGCGTCGCCCTCTGTGACACGCCCTCTTTGGGCCTGGATAATGAGCAGGCTCCCGACAGCCGATTCGCCG ATGAGGAGTCGTGCCCAGTGCACATTGAGGACTAG
- the srsf2a gene encoding serine and arginine rich splicing factor 2a: MSYGRPPPDVEGMTSLKVDNLTYRTSPETLRRVFEKYGRVGDVYIPRDRYTKESRGFAFVRFLDKRDAEDAMDAMDGALLDGRELRVQMARYGRPPDSMYSRRGAPPRRYGGRSDSPRRRRRSRSRSRSRSRSRSRSRHHYSRSRSRSYSRSRSKSKSKSKSRTPRRSKSKSPSRSRSRSRSKSRSRTPPSNRGSKSRSRSKSKSRPKSPEDNEAEP, from the exons ATGAGCTACGGAAGGCCGCCGCCAGACGTGGAGGGGATGACCTCCCTCAAAGTGGACAACCTCACCTACCGGACGTCCCCGGAGACCTTGCGCCGGGTGTTCGAGAAGTATGGCCGCGTCGGGGACGTGTACATCCCCCGGGATCGCTACACTAAGGAGAGCCGCGGCTTCGCCTTCGTGCGGTTCCTCGACAAGCGCGACGCCGAGGACGCGATGGACGCGATGGACGGCGCGCTGCTGGACGGGCGGGAACTCCGGGTGCAGATGGCCCGCTACGGACGACCGCCGGACTCCATGTACAGCCGGAGGGGAGCTCCGCCACGCAGATACGGAGG ACGTTCTGACAGCCCCCGGCGCCGCAGACGTAGCCGCAGCCGCTCCAGGAGCAGGAGCCGTTCCCGATCCAGGAGCCGCCATCACTACAGCCGCTCCAGGTCCCGCTCCTACTCCAGGTCGAGGTCCAAGTCCAAGTCTAAGTCTAAGTCCAGAACCCCGAGGAGGAGCAAGTCTAAGTCCCCCTCCAGGTCTCGCTCCCGCTCCAGATCCAAGTCAAGGAGTCGAACCCCACCCTCCAACAGGGGGTCCAaatccaggtccaggtccaaaTCCAAGAGTAGGCCTAAATCACCAGAGGACAACGAAGCTGAGCCTTGA